The Eubacteriales bacterium genome window below encodes:
- the infC gene encoding translation initiation factor IF-3 encodes MANELLINEQIRDKEVRLIGTQGEQLGIMSAAEAQKAADEKEMDLVKISPKANPPVCKIMDYGKYRFDQAKKDRELKKKQKVVNIKEMRLSATIDTHDLEVKAKNVKKFLESGDKVKVFIRFRGRQLNYTQQGQLVMNTFFDMVSDAGNIEKNAKLEGRSMYMILAPKN; translated from the coding sequence ATAGCTAACGAATTACTTATCAATGAACAGATAAGAGATAAGGAAGTACGTCTTATCGGAACCCAAGGAGAACAATTAGGCATAATGTCTGCTGCGGAGGCGCAGAAAGCAGCTGATGAAAAAGAGATGGACTTGGTCAAAATCTCACCTAAGGCTAATCCGCCTGTATGCAAGATTATGGACTATGGCAAATATCGTTTTGATCAGGCAAAAAAAGACAGAGAGCTTAAGAAAAAACAAAAGGTAGTAAACATAAAAGAGATGCGTTTATCAGCAACGATAGACACGCATGATCTTGAAGTAAAAGCGAAAAACGTTAAGAAATTTCTTGAATCTGGAGATAAGGTTAAAGTTTTCATTAGATTTAGAGGCAGGCAGTTAAATTATACACAGCAGGGCCAGCTGGTTATGAACACCTTTTTTGATATGGTTTCAGATGCCGGTAATATTGAGAAAAATGCTAAACTTGAAGGAAGAAGTATGTATATGATATTGGCACCAAAGAACTAA
- a CDS encoding nucleoside kinase codes for MGSIETRTLIKSKKTILSGLIDKKPYVTCALVNGYLTELTQSVSLKDNIEFLYADENEEAARVFLRGLLLLAGRAASEIGSSLLVEYVLPTGVYCRLLNMENSKENIDKAKSLIRKYISDDTKIEKMSFTTDEAIEFFEKLKKEDKVRLLKYRTARNITIYKSGDYVGYYYGIMVDKTSRLKDFEMENYGNGFILSGPTPYKNAGLPLIQPKLAEAFRISQQCADVLSASTVADLNYKIESGDFKEFVQINEALFERSLVKVSEEIMKREKVKMVLISGPSSSGKTTSAYRLKIELNACGKKCVMLSLDDFYIERASRVPDENGKIDFECLEALDLELINTQLKLLLAGEEIVLPNYDFTSGCRTFKNKVCLKKGDILIIEGIHGLNKKLTEDISDDLKYKIFLSPLFPVNLDKENPIFPEDIRLLRRMVRDKLFRGRDFLTTLEKWDEVREGEYKHILPYIENADRIINTTLLYEAAILKEYVYDELSMLKHLDIRAGYLRKFLNYFKTEDMEDIIPRNSIIREFIGRGVI; via the coding sequence ATGGGATCTATTGAAACGCGCACATTAATAAAATCTAAAAAAACGATTTTAAGCGGTCTTATCGATAAAAAACCCTATGTGACTTGTGCCTTGGTAAATGGATATTTAACTGAACTGACACAGTCTGTTAGTTTAAAAGATAATATTGAATTTTTGTATGCAGATGAAAATGAGGAAGCTGCACGCGTCTTTTTGCGTGGGCTTTTGCTTTTGGCCGGCCGTGCTGCAAGTGAGATAGGCTCGAGTTTACTGGTTGAATATGTTCTCCCAACAGGTGTTTATTGCCGCCTTTTAAATATGGAAAATTCAAAAGAAAATATAGATAAGGCAAAGAGCCTTATAAGAAAATATATTTCAGATGATACTAAAATCGAAAAGATGTCTTTTACAACTGACGAGGCGATTGAGTTTTTTGAAAAACTAAAAAAAGAAGACAAAGTTCGTCTTTTAAAATATAGGACCGCACGAAATATAACTATATATAAAAGCGGTGATTATGTAGGATACTATTACGGAATAATGGTAGATAAGACTAGCCGCCTAAAAGATTTTGAAATGGAGAACTACGGTAATGGATTTATATTAAGCGGCCCCACGCCATATAAAAATGCCGGGCTTCCATTAATACAACCAAAGCTGGCTGAAGCTTTTAGGATATCGCAGCAATGTGCAGACGTCCTTTCAGCTTCTACGGTTGCCGATTTAAATTATAAAATTGAATCTGGTGATTTTAAAGAGTTCGTTCAAATAAACGAAGCGCTGTTTGAGAGGAGCTTGGTAAAAGTTTCTGAGGAGATAATGAAGAGGGAAAAAGTAAAGATGGTTTTGATATCCGGCCCTTCATCGTCTGGCAAAACTACATCTGCGTACAGGCTAAAAATAGAGTTGAATGCCTGCGGCAAAAAATGCGTTATGCTTTCACTGGATGATTTTTATATAGAACGGGCGAGTAGGGTACCGGATGAAAATGGCAAAATAGATTTTGAATGTTTAGAGGCACTGGATTTAGAGCTTATAAATACACAGTTAAAATTATTGCTGGCAGGGGAAGAGATAGTTTTGCCAAATTACGATTTTACATCCGGTTGCAGGACTTTTAAAAATAAAGTTTGCCTTAAAAAAGGCGATATTTTAATAATAGAAGGAATACACGGTTTAAATAAGAAATTGACAGAAGATATTTCAGACGATTTAAAATATAAGATATTTTTAAGCCCTCTGTTTCCAGTAAATCTGGATAAAGAAAACCCGATTTTTCCAGAAGATATAAGGCTGCTTCGCCGTATGGTGAGAGATAAGCTGTTTCGCGGGCGTGATTTTCTTACAACTCTTGAGAAATGGGACGAAGTACGTGAAGGGGAATATAAACATATTCTCCCTTATATAGAAAATGCCGATAGGATAATTAATACAACGCTTTTATATGAAGCTGCAATTTTAAAGGAATACGTGTATGATGAATTGTCTATGTTAAAGCATCTTGATATAAGGGCGGGTTATTTAAGAAAATTTTTAAATTATTTTAAAACTGAAGATATGGAAGATATAATACCCAGAAATAGCATTATACGTGAATTTATAGGCAGAGGAGTTATATAA
- a CDS encoding cytidylate kinase family protein: protein MSIITISRQACSFGDEVAEVLSQKLGLELIDREKLLSKFFDGILTPYELKMLRESAKFYLNVSSNGETFIERLSRSLHEYAKTNSAILIGFASQVIFKCNKDAINIRIMAPHDIRITRIKKQYHVSASEAEQILLQTDKKHKKFVYTLFQADWTDPSYYDMILNTGGVSVDECVSSIIALFKERELRIKIEKEQEESNIINNISEVPIFKNTSEKEFAQILDMYQIEWKYEPKTFPVEWDAEGNVTSAFSPDFYLTKFDTYIELTTMNQKYVTEKNKKIKRLNQLYPGINIKIVYKKDFYSLLERFKICKGE, encoded by the coding sequence TTGAGTATCATTACAATATCACGGCAGGCCTGCAGTTTTGGAGACGAGGTTGCTGAGGTGCTGTCGCAAAAACTTGGGTTGGAACTGATAGACAGGGAAAAGCTTTTGTCTAAGTTTTTCGACGGTATCTTAACCCCATATGAGCTTAAGATGCTTAGGGAAAGTGCTAAGTTTTATTTAAATGTAAGCAGCAACGGGGAAACGTTTATAGAGCGTTTAAGCCGTTCGCTTCATGAATATGCCAAAACTAATTCGGCAATATTGATAGGGTTTGCTTCTCAGGTTATTTTTAAATGCAATAAGGATGCAATCAATATACGAATTATGGCGCCTCACGATATCCGTATTACGAGGATAAAAAAACAGTATCATGTCTCAGCATCGGAGGCAGAACAAATACTTTTACAAACGGATAAAAAACATAAAAAGTTTGTGTATACCCTTTTTCAAGCGGATTGGACAGACCCGTCTTATTATGACATGATTTTAAACACAGGCGGAGTTTCAGTAGATGAATGTGTTTCATCTATAATCGCTTTATTTAAAGAAAGGGAATTAAGAATAAAGATAGAAAAGGAGCAAGAAGAGAGCAATATTATAAATAACATTTCTGAAGTGCCGATTTTTAAAAACACTTCTGAAAAGGAATTTGCGCAGATTCTTGACATGTATCAAATAGAGTGGAAATATGAACCAAAGACGTTTCCGGTAGAATGGGATGCAGAGGGGAATGTGACTTCGGCATTCAGCCCGGATTTTTATCTGACGAAATTCGATACTTATATAGAGCTTACTACCATGAACCAAAAGTATGTTACAGAAAAGAATAAAAAGATAAAAAGGCTAAACCAGCTATATCCCGGAATAAATATTAAAATAGTTTACAAGAAAGATTTTTATTCGCTTTTAGAACGTTTCAAAATCTGTAAAGGAGAATAA
- a CDS encoding DUF5661 family protein, with protein sequence MSEKKYFTAEQAREFGEKLGIDWKKFDVEQFRMGMDVELEHGIRDPHTNVTDNEPLTTAKIALAHLNEFPDYYTRLEKMEDEAEAYWENKQG encoded by the coding sequence ATGTCTGAGAAAAAGTATTTTACAGCTGAGCAGGCCCGCGAATTCGGGGAAAAACTGGGTATAGACTGGAAGAAATTTGACGTAGAGCAGTTCCGTATGGGTATGGACGTAGAGCTTGAACATGGAATAAGGGACCCGCATACGAACGTAACTGATAATGAACCGTTGACTACCGCTAAAATAGCGCTAGCCCACTTAAATGAATTCCCGGATTACTATACTCGCCTTGAAAAGATGGAAGATGAGGCGGAGGCTTACTGGGAGAACAAACAAGGTTGA
- a CDS encoding RNA methyltransferase has product MREINSTANQTIKDICSLKTSKARADVSAFIVEGEKCVSEAFFVPDRVRMLIIDISYIKDYENYICMSEQNGTEVLAVAAHVFAKISSEKTPPKIAAVIKIETIDNALKANFAVALEDVQDPQNVGAILRTADAAGADTLILSYNCADVFSPKAVKASMGSIFHLNIVKADNIVKEISMLKQRGVLVLGAHPRQGKPVVYKKPACLVFGNEGHGMSEDMIDICDSLINIKMYGKAESLNVAVAAGILIFDSARAFNL; this is encoded by the coding sequence ATGCGGGAAATAAATAGTACGGCAAACCAGACTATAAAAGATATATGCAGCCTAAAAACTTCAAAGGCAAGAGCAGATGTAAGTGCATTTATCGTAGAAGGCGAAAAGTGTGTTTCAGAAGCATTTTTTGTGCCAGATAGAGTCAGAATGCTTATAATCGATATATCATATATTAAAGATTACGAGAATTATATATGCATGTCCGAGCAAAACGGGACAGAGGTACTGGCCGTTGCCGCTCATGTATTTGCAAAGATTTCTAGTGAAAAGACACCGCCTAAAATAGCTGCCGTTATAAAGATTGAAACCATTGATAACGCCCTAAAAGCAAATTTTGCAGTTGCACTGGAAGACGTGCAGGACCCACAGAACGTAGGGGCTATACTTAGAACGGCAGACGCGGCAGGGGCAGATACGCTGATACTGTCTTATAATTGTGCAGACGTATTTTCGCCAAAAGCCGTAAAAGCTTCTATGGGTTCTATATTTCATTTAAATATAGTCAAGGCGGATAATATTGTAAAAGAGATTAGTATGCTAAAGCAAAGAGGGGTTCTCGTTTTAGGTGCACATCCTAGACAGGGGAAGCCCGTTGTATATAAAAAACCGGCTTGCCTGGTCTTTGGTAACGAAGGACACGGCATGAGCGAAGATATGATAGATATCTGCGACAGCCTTATAAATATAAAGATGTATGGGAAGGCAGAAAGCTTAAACGTAGCAGTTGCCGCAGGGATACTTATTTTTGACTCTGCAAGGGCTTTTAACCTTTAA
- a CDS encoding XTP/dITP diphosphatase encodes MTREKLIIATNNQGKVREIKEIFKGEFLNIVSLKDENLDIDVVEDGQTFMENALKKANAVYEATKVPSLADDSGICVDALNGAPGIFSARFAGEYATDEENNQKLIALMKDVPEDKRGAKYVCAVVLKIDEETIITAYGELKGKIICDARGTNGFGYDPYFYLEEYGQTTAQIPPELKNKISHRGRALKNLREKLL; translated from the coding sequence ATGACGAGGGAAAAACTGATAATAGCTACTAATAACCAGGGAAAAGTAAGGGAAATAAAAGAGATATTTAAAGGGGAGTTTTTAAATATAGTTTCGTTGAAAGACGAAAATCTGGATATAGATGTTGTTGAAGACGGGCAAACTTTCATGGAAAACGCCCTTAAAAAAGCAAACGCCGTATATGAGGCCACGAAGGTGCCGTCTTTAGCAGATGATTCCGGAATATGCGTGGACGCGTTAAATGGTGCGCCGGGTATATTTTCTGCACGGTTTGCAGGAGAGTACGCTACAGACGAAGAAAACAACCAAAAACTTATAGCTTTGATGAAAGACGTGCCGGAAGATAAAAGAGGCGCAAAGTATGTTTGCGCAGTAGTGTTAAAGATAGATGAGGAAACTATAATTACAGCTTATGGTGAACTTAAGGGCAAAATAATATGTGACGCAAGAGGCACGAATGGCTTTGGTTACGATCCGTATTTTTATTTGGAAGAATATGGACAAACTACGGCGCAGATACCACCGGAATTAAAAAACAAGATAAGCCACAGGGGCCGTGCGCTTAAAAACTTAAGGGAAAAACTTTTATAA
- the pheT gene encoding phenylalanine--tRNA ligase subunit beta, with translation MLTPYNWLMDYIDGDISVEELKEKMISSGNAIENITDLGGDITNVVVGQIKEIKKHPDADKLLICSVDTKDMKHQIVTGADNVFEGAKVPVALHGAHLPSGMKIKKGKLRGELSEGMLCSGEELNLTEEDYPGASKHGILILKDDAQTGEDIKKTLGLDDVAFEFEVGANRPDCLSILGLAKEAAAATGTKMKMPDLSYKESGRGISDYISVQVKDHELCTRYISRVVKNVKIEPSPSWMQKRLLSAGVRPINNIVDITNFVMLETGQPMHAFDLNDIGGNKIIVRCAVKGEKMVTLDDKEREFNDKMLLICDAKKPIGIAGIMGGLNSEIKPDTKTVIFESAKFAHANIRQTSRTLGLSTESSMRFSKGVSAYNSAVAMKRALNLVCALNAGEIVSGKIDILSEDVSDKEINITADKINAILGSKIAIEDMAKILNRLDLKTAIDKGTLNIKVPSVRADIERDVDIAEEIARIYGYDNIESIALKEDVRRGKMPQNTMLKDEIKKALSANGFYECVTYSFGSPATQQKILGGDYKKHEIRLLNPLGEDKSVMRQTGIADMMTVISTNIKHKVENLRLFEIGKVYLANKKPLKELPDEKDYICIGMTDVDFYDLKGVVENISDMVGAKELTFKAGAGEYFHQGRSAKIYIKDDYIGEIGEIAAATAEKFDVEERVYVAQIELKQLFEHYSNVKKYVSLPKFPESFRDLAFVVNTDIEAAKLSDVIVKNGGKFLTQVKLFDVFTGKSIGEDKKSLAFSLTFRSNEKTLKDEDVNKFIEKIISAAQRDLGAYIRK, from the coding sequence ATGTTAACACCATATAATTGGCTTATGGATTATATAGACGGCGATATAAGCGTTGAAGAACTAAAAGAGAAAATGATATCCAGTGGTAATGCGATAGAAAACATTACTGATTTAGGTGGTGATATAACGAATGTCGTCGTCGGCCAGATAAAAGAGATAAAAAAACATCCTGATGCAGATAAGCTTTTGATATGCTCAGTAGATACAAAAGATATGAAGCACCAGATAGTAACAGGGGCAGACAATGTTTTTGAAGGCGCTAAAGTCCCGGTTGCGCTTCACGGCGCACACCTTCCCAGTGGCATGAAGATAAAGAAAGGTAAATTAAGAGGTGAATTGTCAGAAGGTATGCTTTGTTCAGGTGAGGAGTTAAACCTAACGGAAGAAGATTATCCTGGTGCTTCAAAACACGGCATACTAATACTTAAAGACGATGCGCAAACAGGAGAAGATATAAAAAAGACACTTGGGTTAGACGATGTAGCGTTTGAGTTTGAAGTGGGCGCAAACAGGCCGGATTGCTTAAGTATTTTGGGGCTTGCCAAAGAAGCTGCGGCTGCAACAGGTACAAAGATGAAAATGCCGGATTTAAGCTATAAAGAATCCGGAAGGGGCATCTCAGATTATATAAGCGTTCAGGTAAAAGACCATGAGCTTTGTACAAGATACATCTCACGCGTTGTGAAAAATGTAAAGATCGAGCCGTCGCCTTCTTGGATGCAAAAACGGCTCTTGTCTGCCGGAGTAAGGCCAATAAATAACATTGTAGATATTACTAACTTTGTTATGCTGGAAACGGGCCAACCCATGCATGCGTTTGACCTAAACGACATAGGTGGTAATAAAATAATAGTCCGCTGTGCCGTTAAAGGCGAAAAGATGGTAACGCTCGACGATAAAGAACGTGAATTCAATGATAAAATGCTGCTTATATGTGATGCAAAAAAACCGATAGGTATTGCAGGTATAATGGGCGGCTTAAACTCAGAGATCAAGCCGGATACTAAGACTGTAATATTTGAAAGCGCAAAGTTCGCACATGCTAATATTAGGCAGACGTCTCGTACGCTTGGCTTATCTACAGAATCTTCCATGAGGTTTTCAAAAGGGGTTTCTGCCTATAACTCGGCAGTAGCTATGAAAAGGGCATTGAATTTAGTATGTGCGCTTAATGCCGGCGAAATTGTATCCGGCAAGATAGATATATTAAGCGAAGATGTAAGCGACAAAGAAATAAATATAACTGCTGATAAGATAAACGCTATTTTAGGGTCTAAAATAGCAATAGAGGATATGGCTAAAATACTGAATCGCCTGGATCTAAAGACTGCGATAGACAAAGGTACGCTTAATATTAAAGTCCCGTCTGTCCGCGCAGATATAGAAAGGGACGTTGATATAGCAGAGGAAATAGCCAGGATATATGGATATGATAACATTGAGTCTATAGCGCTTAAAGAAGATGTGAGGCGCGGTAAAATGCCACAAAACACAATGCTTAAAGATGAAATAAAAAAAGCACTTTCAGCAAACGGGTTTTACGAGTGCGTGACTTATTCTTTCGGCTCGCCTGCCACCCAGCAAAAAATACTGGGAGGAGACTATAAAAAACACGAAATACGCCTTTTAAACCCTCTCGGGGAAGACAAGAGTGTGATGAGGCAGACGGGTATAGCAGATATGATGACAGTTATATCGACTAATATAAAGCATAAGGTTGAGAACTTAAGGCTGTTTGAAATAGGTAAGGTATATTTGGCAAATAAAAAGCCTTTAAAAGAGCTGCCGGACGAAAAGGATTATATATGTATAGGTATGACGGATGTGGATTTTTACGACCTAAAAGGAGTTGTTGAAAACATCTCTGATATGGTCGGCGCCAAGGAGCTTACGTTTAAAGCGGGAGCAGGCGAATACTTCCATCAGGGCAGGTCGGCCAAAATATATATAAAAGATGACTACATTGGTGAAATCGGGGAAATAGCTGCTGCTACGGCGGAAAAATTTGATGTAGAGGAACGGGTATATGTGGCGCAGATAGAATTAAAGCAACTTTTTGAACATTATTCAAACGTTAAAAAATATGTTTCATTGCCTAAATTCCCTGAAAGTTTCAGAGATTTGGCATTTGTAGTTAACACAGATATAGAAGCTGCAAAGCTAAGCGATGTAATAGTTAAAAACGGAGGGAAATTCTTGACGCAAGTCAAACTTTTCGATGTTTTCACAGGAAAAAGCATTGGAGAGGATAAAAAGAGCTTGGCGTTCTCTCTGACATTCCGCTCAAATGAAAAGACTTTAAAAGACGAAGACGTTAATAAGTTTATAGAAAAAATCATAAGCGCCGCACAAAGAGATTTGGGAGCTTATATAAGAAAGTAA
- the rpmI gene encoding 50S ribosomal protein L35 has translation MPKIKTHSGAKKRFSLTKNGKVKCAQAYKSHILNKKTTKRKRNLRKGAYISPADQQNVRVLIPYK, from the coding sequence ATGCCAAAGATTAAGACACATAGCGGCGCGAAAAAAAGATTTTCTTTAACTAAAAACGGAAAAGTAAAATGCGCTCAGGCCTATAAAAGCCACATTTTAAACAAAAAAACTACGAAAAGGAAGAGAAACCTGCGTAAAGGCGCCTACATTTCGCCTGCGGATCAGCAAAACGTAAGAGTTTTAATCCCATATAAATAA
- the hpt gene encoding hypoxanthine phosphoribosyltransferase has translation MDVSGYEKVVFSEEVLKERVKSIGEQINRDYAGKDLIMVSVLKGTLYFFADLTRFIDIPIQLDFMAIGVYPNSTNDTGVVRITKDLDADISGKDVLIIEDIIRTGLTTGYLVQNLEARTPASVKVCTLLVNPKQQLIKVPIEYYGFEISDEWLVGYGMDVHEKWRNLPYIAEAGGKE, from the coding sequence ATGGATGTTTCAGGATATGAAAAGGTCGTATTCAGCGAGGAAGTTTTAAAAGAGCGCGTTAAATCAATCGGAGAGCAGATAAACAGGGACTATGCAGGCAAAGACCTAATAATGGTAAGCGTTCTAAAAGGTACGTTATATTTTTTTGCCGATCTTACGCGTTTTATAGATATACCAATACAGCTCGATTTTATGGCAATAGGCGTTTATCCGAATTCAACTAATGATACAGGTGTCGTTCGCATAACAAAAGATTTAGATGCAGATATATCCGGAAAAGATGTTTTGATAATAGAGGATATAATAAGGACAGGGTTGACAACTGGTTATCTTGTGCAAAACCTTGAGGCCAGAACACCGGCAAGCGTAAAAGTATGTACTTTATTAGTAAACCCAAAACAGCAGTTGATTAAAGTACCGATAGAATATTACGGGTTTGAGATATCAGACGAGTGGCTGGTAGGCTACGGTATGGACGTTCATGAAAAGTGGCGTAATTTACCATATATAGCTGAGGCAGGGGGCAAGGAATAA
- a CDS encoding 4Fe-4S binding protein gives MENNNKKLIVIEERCPQNHPCPSMRVCPTRALKQDGFSAPTVNYEKCIACGKCVRFCPKSALVLK, from the coding sequence ATGGAAAATAACAATAAAAAATTGATAGTTATAGAAGAAAGATGTCCTCAGAACCATCCTTGCCCCTCTATGAGGGTTTGCCCTACCAGGGCATTAAAGCAAGATGGTTTTAGCGCCCCTACTGTTAACTACGAAAAATGTATAGCATGCGGGAAATGTGTCCGTTTTTGCCCTAAAAGTGCCCTCGTCCTTAAATAA
- the rplT gene encoding 50S ribosomal protein L20, translated as MARVKRAVNAVKKRRKIFKLAKGYFGAKSKQYRSAKAAVMKSMEYAYVGRKLKKRDFRKLWIARINAAARLNDLSYSRLIDGLKKANVIINRKMLAELAVSDPKAFAKIADTAKKKLK; from the coding sequence ATGGCTAGAGTAAAAAGAGCTGTTAACGCAGTAAAAAAGCGTAGAAAAATATTCAAACTGGCGAAAGGATATTTCGGGGCAAAGTCTAAACAGTATAGAAGCGCAAAAGCTGCTGTTATGAAGTCCATGGAATATGCTTATGTCGGCAGAAAACTAAAGAAAAGAGATTTTAGAAAACTTTGGATAGCAAGGATAAACGCTGCTGCCAGGTTAAATGATTTAAGCTATTCAAGGCTTATAGACGGGCTTAAAAAAGCTAATGTTATCATAAACAGAAAGATGCTCGCAGAATTAGCAGTTTCAGATCCTAAAGCATTTGCTAAGATAGCAGATACAGCTAAGAAAAAATTAAAATAA
- a CDS encoding DUF1540 domain-containing protein — protein sequence MSNDKANKSIHCTVLDCRYHCDEKDFCSLSKINVGTNEADPTDVQCTNCESFKRK from the coding sequence ATGTCAAACGATAAAGCCAATAAAAGTATCCACTGCACTGTATTGGATTGCAGATACCATTGCGATGAGAAAGACTTTTGCTCACTTAGTAAAATCAACGTAGGCACCAACGAAGCCGACCCAACAGATGTACAGTGTACCAATTGCGAATCTTTTAAACGCAAGTAA
- a CDS encoding metallophosphoesterase yields the protein MKRLLIMSDTHGRKDTVKRIILSNKDVDVIIHLGDGVSDINDEGLDKKLILVKGNCDIRSDVPTERTVTIGNTRILLTHGHRYHVKFSMDRLIYRAMEEEVSAAFYGHTHVPCETFESGIILFNPGSLCRPLNGQASYSIATVDNGRIFIKTILI from the coding sequence ATGAAAAGGCTTCTTATTATGTCCGACACTCACGGACGAAAAGACACGGTAAAAAGGATAATTTTATCTAATAAAGACGTAGACGTCATAATCCATTTAGGAGACGGCGTATCGGATATAAATGATGAAGGGCTTGATAAAAAGCTTATTTTAGTTAAGGGTAATTGCGATATAAGAAGCGATGTGCCAACGGAAAGGACAGTGACGATAGGCAATACTCGCATACTTTTAACGCATGGGCATAGGTACCACGTCAAGTTTTCTATGGACAGGCTTATATACCGTGCGATGGAGGAAGAAGTGAGCGCAGCCTTCTATGGGCACACCCATGTGCCTTGTGAAACTTTTGAATCTGGAATAATATTATTTAACCCCGGAAGCCTATGCAGGCCGCTAAATGGACAGGCAAGCTATTCTATTGCGACGGTAGACAATGGAAGGATATTTATTAAAACTATTTTGATTTAA
- the pheS gene encoding phenylalanine--tRNA ligase subunit alpha codes for MDKLSELLLKAKELVNNAKSEKEVEEARLNFLGKSGEVSKLLRGMKDIVPEERPAFGKKVNDIKNSIEALISDKKSAFTLSNAKKLLAKEKIDVTLPGRGVKNGALHPLTQAYLEIRDIFMNMGFDVFEGPEIEYEKYNFDMLNIPPDHPARDTQDTFYISDGILLRTQTSPVQIRTMLDNKPPIRMICPGRVYRSDDVDATHSPVFNQVEGLVVDKGISFANLKATIDLFLKELYGESTKTKFRPGFFPFTEPSAEVDATCTLCHGKGCSACRGAGIVEILGCGMVHPKVLENCGIDSSVYSGFAFGLGLDRIANIKYGITDIRLLYENDVRFLEQFK; via the coding sequence TTGGATAAATTAAGTGAGCTGCTGTTAAAAGCAAAAGAGCTAGTTAATAACGCAAAAAGTGAAAAAGAAGTTGAAGAAGCAAGGCTTAATTTTCTTGGAAAAAGCGGGGAGGTTTCTAAACTTTTACGTGGTATGAAAGATATCGTGCCGGAAGAACGCCCGGCATTTGGCAAGAAAGTCAATGATATAAAAAACAGTATAGAAGCATTGATATCAGATAAGAAAAGCGCATTTACGTTAAGCAATGCTAAAAAGCTTTTAGCAAAAGAAAAAATAGATGTGACACTTCCAGGCCGCGGTGTGAAAAACGGCGCGCTTCACCCGTTAACGCAGGCTTATTTGGAGATAAGGGATATCTTTATGAATATGGGGTTCGACGTATTCGAGGGCCCGGAAATAGAATATGAAAAGTATAATTTCGATATGTTGAATATACCGCCGGACCATCCGGCGCGCGATACGCAGGATACGTTTTATATATCAGACGGAATACTATTAAGGACGCAGACGTCTCCTGTTCAGATAAGGACAATGCTTGACAATAAACCGCCTATAAGGATGATATGCCCGGGCAGAGTTTACAGAAGCGACGACGTAGACGCTACCCATTCGCCGGTATTCAATCAGGTTGAAGGGCTGGTCGTGGATAAAGGTATTTCATTTGCAAATTTAAAGGCGACGATAGACTTATTCTTAAAAGAGCTTTACGGCGAATCGACTAAGACAAAATTCAGGCCAGGGTTTTTCCCATTTACAGAACCTTCTGCCGAAGTAGACGCCACCTGCACACTTTGCCACGGAAAAGGGTGCAGCGCCTGCCGGGGAGCCGGAATAGTTGAGATTTTAGGCTGCGGCATGGTGCATCCAAAGGTACTTGAAAATTGTGGGATAGATTCAAGTGTATATTCCGGGTTTGCTTTTGGGCTTGGGTTAGATCGTATCGCAAATATAAAATACGGCATAACGGACATACGCCTGCTTTACGAAAACGACGTTAGGTTTTTAGAGCAGTTCAAATAA